The following are encoded together in the Gasterosteus aculeatus chromosome 7, fGasAcu3.hap1.1, whole genome shotgun sequence genome:
- the majin gene encoding uncharacterized protein majin isoform X5, producing MRSVMPLRPFSFPLPETRFFKADSLIYKFKISGGSSFRGEEGVGENLYEELEEIIRTIVGNLDSLQPFSSAHFNVFPYKKPWEGASKVTCGEGRLRAYPFSLVLYLEKNTQNEGAKPGAENLSPKDVVKPFLSASEPPAKRRRRDSPLEEAILKELHGDMEAQSSVSVLGLSLHCPRAQKHVAEDPGHADKKAFTVFDEHRQKPGENTIRGRRPPDEVPSGSMQHMGGEDLDQDLDQDLDQELDQELDQELDQELDQELDQELDQELDQELDQELDQELDQELDQELDQELDQELDQEPVRPGMLSRLVRGIFPFSLLFREP from the exons ATGAGGTCAGTCATGCCCCTGCGGcccttctcctttcctttgcCTGAAACTCGATTCTTCAAAGCTGATAGTTTGATCTACAAGTTCAAGATCAGCGGAGGCAGCAGCTTCAG aggagaggagggtgtgggAGAAAACCTCTATGAGGAACTGGAG GAAATCATCAGGACCATTGTTGGCAACTTGGACAGCCTCCAACCTTTCTCTAGTGCCCACTTCAATGTCTTCCCTT ATAAGAAGCCGTGGGAGGGAGCGTCGAAGGTGACGTGCGGTGAGGGGAGGCTGCGAGCTTACCCGTTTAGTCTTGTCCTCTAcctggagaaaaacacacagaatg AGGGAGCGAAGCCAGGGGCAGAGAATTTAAGCCCA AAAGATGTCGTGAAGCCTTTCCTCTCCGCGTCCGAGCCCCCGGCAAAGCGCCGTAGGAGGGATTCACCACTAGAGGAGGCCATTCTAAAGGAGTTACACGGCGACATGGAGGCTCAGAGCAGCGTGTCTGTGCTCGG GCTTTCTCTGCATTGCCCACGTGCACAGAAACATGTCGCAGAGGATCCAGGACATGCTGACAAG AAGGCTTTCACGGTGTTTGATGAACACCGGCAGAAACCCGGTGAGAACACAATCAGAGGAAGAAGGCCTCCAGATGAAGTGCCCTCTGGGTCAATGCAGCACATGGGGGGCGAGGACCTCGACCAGGACCTCGACCAGGACCTCGACCAGGAGCTCGACCAGGAGCTCGACCAGGAACTCGACCAGGAGCTCGACCAGGAGCTCGACCAGGAGCTCGACCAGGAACTCGACCAGGAACTCGACCAGGAGCTCGACCAGGAGCTCGACCAGGAGCTCGACCAGGAGCTCGACCAGGAACTCGACCAGGAGCTCGACCAGGAGCCCGTGAGGCCGGGGATGTTGAGTCGACTGGTCAG AGGTATCTTCCCCTTCTCCTTGCTCTTCAGAGAACCCTGA
- the majin gene encoding uncharacterized protein majin isoform X1: protein MRSVMPLRPFSFPLPETRFFKADSLIYKFKISGGSSFRGEEGVGENLYEELEEIIRTIVGNLDSLQPFSSAHFNVFPYKKPWEGASKVTCGEGRLRAYPFSLVLYLEKNTQNEGAKPGAENLSPQKDVVKPFLSASEPPAKRRRRDSPLEEAILKELHGDMEAQSSVSVLGRLSLHCPRAQKHVAEDPGHADKKAFTVFDEHRQKPGENTIRGRRPPDEVPSGSMQHMGGEDLDQDLDQDLDQELDQELDQELDQELDQELDQELDQELDQELDQELDQELDQELDQELDQELDQELDQEPVRPGMLSRLVRGIFPFSLLFREP, encoded by the exons ATGAGGTCAGTCATGCCCCTGCGGcccttctcctttcctttgcCTGAAACTCGATTCTTCAAAGCTGATAGTTTGATCTACAAGTTCAAGATCAGCGGAGGCAGCAGCTTCAG aggagaggagggtgtgggAGAAAACCTCTATGAGGAACTGGAG GAAATCATCAGGACCATTGTTGGCAACTTGGACAGCCTCCAACCTTTCTCTAGTGCCCACTTCAATGTCTTCCCTT ATAAGAAGCCGTGGGAGGGAGCGTCGAAGGTGACGTGCGGTGAGGGGAGGCTGCGAGCTTACCCGTTTAGTCTTGTCCTCTAcctggagaaaaacacacagaatg AGGGAGCGAAGCCAGGGGCAGAGAATTTAAGCCCA CAGAAAGATGTCGTGAAGCCTTTCCTCTCCGCGTCCGAGCCCCCGGCAAAGCGCCGTAGGAGGGATTCACCACTAGAGGAGGCCATTCTAAAGGAGTTACACGGCGACATGGAGGCTCAGAGCAGCGTGTCTGTGCTCGG CAGGCTTTCTCTGCATTGCCCACGTGCACAGAAACATGTCGCAGAGGATCCAGGACATGCTGACAAG AAGGCTTTCACGGTGTTTGATGAACACCGGCAGAAACCCGGTGAGAACACAATCAGAGGAAGAAGGCCTCCAGATGAAGTGCCCTCTGGGTCAATGCAGCACATGGGGGGCGAGGACCTCGACCAGGACCTCGACCAGGACCTCGACCAGGAGCTCGACCAGGAGCTCGACCAGGAACTCGACCAGGAGCTCGACCAGGAGCTCGACCAGGAGCTCGACCAGGAACTCGACCAGGAACTCGACCAGGAGCTCGACCAGGAGCTCGACCAGGAGCTCGACCAGGAGCTCGACCAGGAACTCGACCAGGAGCTCGACCAGGAGCCCGTGAGGCCGGGGATGTTGAGTCGACTGGTCAG AGGTATCTTCCCCTTCTCCTTGCTCTTCAGAGAACCCTGA
- the majin gene encoding uncharacterized protein majin isoform X4 yields the protein MRSVMPLRPFSFPLPETRFFKADSLIYKFKISGGSSFRGEEGVGENLYEELEEIIRTIVGNLDSLQPFSSAHFNVFPYKKPWEGASKVTCGEGRLRAYPFSLVLYLEKNTQNEGAKPGAENLSPQKDVVKPFLSASEPPAKRRRRDSPLEEAILKELHGDMEAQSSVSVLGRLSLHCPRAQKHVAEDPGHADKAFTVFDEHRQKPGENTIRGRRPPDEVPSGSMQHMGGEDLDQDLDQDLDQELDQELDQELDQELDQELDQELDQELDQELDQELDQELDQELDQELDQELDQELDQEPVRPGMLSRLVRGIFPFSLLFREP from the exons ATGAGGTCAGTCATGCCCCTGCGGcccttctcctttcctttgcCTGAAACTCGATTCTTCAAAGCTGATAGTTTGATCTACAAGTTCAAGATCAGCGGAGGCAGCAGCTTCAG aggagaggagggtgtgggAGAAAACCTCTATGAGGAACTGGAG GAAATCATCAGGACCATTGTTGGCAACTTGGACAGCCTCCAACCTTTCTCTAGTGCCCACTTCAATGTCTTCCCTT ATAAGAAGCCGTGGGAGGGAGCGTCGAAGGTGACGTGCGGTGAGGGGAGGCTGCGAGCTTACCCGTTTAGTCTTGTCCTCTAcctggagaaaaacacacagaatg AGGGAGCGAAGCCAGGGGCAGAGAATTTAAGCCCA CAGAAAGATGTCGTGAAGCCTTTCCTCTCCGCGTCCGAGCCCCCGGCAAAGCGCCGTAGGAGGGATTCACCACTAGAGGAGGCCATTCTAAAGGAGTTACACGGCGACATGGAGGCTCAGAGCAGCGTGTCTGTGCTCGG CAGGCTTTCTCTGCATTGCCCACGTGCACAGAAACATGTCGCAGAGGATCCAGGACATGCTGACAAG GCTTTCACGGTGTTTGATGAACACCGGCAGAAACCCGGTGAGAACACAATCAGAGGAAGAAGGCCTCCAGATGAAGTGCCCTCTGGGTCAATGCAGCACATGGGGGGCGAGGACCTCGACCAGGACCTCGACCAGGACCTCGACCAGGAGCTCGACCAGGAGCTCGACCAGGAACTCGACCAGGAGCTCGACCAGGAGCTCGACCAGGAGCTCGACCAGGAACTCGACCAGGAACTCGACCAGGAGCTCGACCAGGAGCTCGACCAGGAGCTCGACCAGGAGCTCGACCAGGAACTCGACCAGGAGCTCGACCAGGAGCCCGTGAGGCCGGGGATGTTGAGTCGACTGGTCAG AGGTATCTTCCCCTTCTCCTTGCTCTTCAGAGAACCCTGA
- the majin gene encoding uncharacterized protein majin isoform X3, giving the protein MRSVMPLRPFSFPLPETRFFKADSLIYKFKISGGSSFRGEEGVGENLYEELEEIIRTIVGNLDSLQPFSSAHFNVFPYKKPWEGASKVTCGEGRLRAYPFSLVLYLEKNTQNEGAKPGAENLSPQKDVVKPFLSASEPPAKRRRRDSPLEEAILKELHGDMEAQSSVSVLGLSLHCPRAQKHVAEDPGHADKKAFTVFDEHRQKPGENTIRGRRPPDEVPSGSMQHMGGEDLDQDLDQDLDQELDQELDQELDQELDQELDQELDQELDQELDQELDQELDQELDQELDQELDQELDQEPVRPGMLSRLVRGIFPFSLLFREP; this is encoded by the exons ATGAGGTCAGTCATGCCCCTGCGGcccttctcctttcctttgcCTGAAACTCGATTCTTCAAAGCTGATAGTTTGATCTACAAGTTCAAGATCAGCGGAGGCAGCAGCTTCAG aggagaggagggtgtgggAGAAAACCTCTATGAGGAACTGGAG GAAATCATCAGGACCATTGTTGGCAACTTGGACAGCCTCCAACCTTTCTCTAGTGCCCACTTCAATGTCTTCCCTT ATAAGAAGCCGTGGGAGGGAGCGTCGAAGGTGACGTGCGGTGAGGGGAGGCTGCGAGCTTACCCGTTTAGTCTTGTCCTCTAcctggagaaaaacacacagaatg AGGGAGCGAAGCCAGGGGCAGAGAATTTAAGCCCA CAGAAAGATGTCGTGAAGCCTTTCCTCTCCGCGTCCGAGCCCCCGGCAAAGCGCCGTAGGAGGGATTCACCACTAGAGGAGGCCATTCTAAAGGAGTTACACGGCGACATGGAGGCTCAGAGCAGCGTGTCTGTGCTCGG GCTTTCTCTGCATTGCCCACGTGCACAGAAACATGTCGCAGAGGATCCAGGACATGCTGACAAG AAGGCTTTCACGGTGTTTGATGAACACCGGCAGAAACCCGGTGAGAACACAATCAGAGGAAGAAGGCCTCCAGATGAAGTGCCCTCTGGGTCAATGCAGCACATGGGGGGCGAGGACCTCGACCAGGACCTCGACCAGGACCTCGACCAGGAGCTCGACCAGGAGCTCGACCAGGAACTCGACCAGGAGCTCGACCAGGAGCTCGACCAGGAGCTCGACCAGGAACTCGACCAGGAACTCGACCAGGAGCTCGACCAGGAGCTCGACCAGGAGCTCGACCAGGAGCTCGACCAGGAACTCGACCAGGAGCTCGACCAGGAGCCCGTGAGGCCGGGGATGTTGAGTCGACTGGTCAG AGGTATCTTCCCCTTCTCCTTGCTCTTCAGAGAACCCTGA
- the majin gene encoding uncharacterized protein majin isoform X6, which yields MRSVMPLRPFSFPLPETRFFKADSLIYKFKISGGSSFRGEEGVGENLYEELEEIIRTIVGNLDSLQPFSSAHFNVFPYKKPWEGASKVTCGEGRLRAYPFSLVLYLEKNTQNEGAKPGAENLSPQKDVVKPFLSASEPPAKRRRRDSPLEEAILKELHGDMEAQSSVSVLGLSLHCPRAQKHVAEDPGHADKAFTVFDEHRQKPGENTIRGRRPPDEVPSGSMQHMGGEDLDQDLDQDLDQELDQELDQELDQELDQELDQELDQELDQELDQELDQELDQELDQELDQELDQELDQEPVRPGMLSRLVRGIFPFSLLFREP from the exons ATGAGGTCAGTCATGCCCCTGCGGcccttctcctttcctttgcCTGAAACTCGATTCTTCAAAGCTGATAGTTTGATCTACAAGTTCAAGATCAGCGGAGGCAGCAGCTTCAG aggagaggagggtgtgggAGAAAACCTCTATGAGGAACTGGAG GAAATCATCAGGACCATTGTTGGCAACTTGGACAGCCTCCAACCTTTCTCTAGTGCCCACTTCAATGTCTTCCCTT ATAAGAAGCCGTGGGAGGGAGCGTCGAAGGTGACGTGCGGTGAGGGGAGGCTGCGAGCTTACCCGTTTAGTCTTGTCCTCTAcctggagaaaaacacacagaatg AGGGAGCGAAGCCAGGGGCAGAGAATTTAAGCCCA CAGAAAGATGTCGTGAAGCCTTTCCTCTCCGCGTCCGAGCCCCCGGCAAAGCGCCGTAGGAGGGATTCACCACTAGAGGAGGCCATTCTAAAGGAGTTACACGGCGACATGGAGGCTCAGAGCAGCGTGTCTGTGCTCGG GCTTTCTCTGCATTGCCCACGTGCACAGAAACATGTCGCAGAGGATCCAGGACATGCTGACAAG GCTTTCACGGTGTTTGATGAACACCGGCAGAAACCCGGTGAGAACACAATCAGAGGAAGAAGGCCTCCAGATGAAGTGCCCTCTGGGTCAATGCAGCACATGGGGGGCGAGGACCTCGACCAGGACCTCGACCAGGACCTCGACCAGGAGCTCGACCAGGAGCTCGACCAGGAACTCGACCAGGAGCTCGACCAGGAGCTCGACCAGGAGCTCGACCAGGAACTCGACCAGGAACTCGACCAGGAGCTCGACCAGGAGCTCGACCAGGAGCTCGACCAGGAGCTCGACCAGGAACTCGACCAGGAGCTCGACCAGGAGCCCGTGAGGCCGGGGATGTTGAGTCGACTGGTCAG AGGTATCTTCCCCTTCTCCTTGCTCTTCAGAGAACCCTGA
- the majin gene encoding uncharacterized protein majin isoform X2, which produces MRSVMPLRPFSFPLPETRFFKADSLIYKFKISGGSSFRGEEGVGENLYEELEEIIRTIVGNLDSLQPFSSAHFNVFPYKKPWEGASKVTCGEGRLRAYPFSLVLYLEKNTQNEGAKPGAENLSPKDVVKPFLSASEPPAKRRRRDSPLEEAILKELHGDMEAQSSVSVLGRLSLHCPRAQKHVAEDPGHADKKAFTVFDEHRQKPGENTIRGRRPPDEVPSGSMQHMGGEDLDQDLDQDLDQELDQELDQELDQELDQELDQELDQELDQELDQELDQELDQELDQELDQELDQELDQEPVRPGMLSRLVRGIFPFSLLFREP; this is translated from the exons ATGAGGTCAGTCATGCCCCTGCGGcccttctcctttcctttgcCTGAAACTCGATTCTTCAAAGCTGATAGTTTGATCTACAAGTTCAAGATCAGCGGAGGCAGCAGCTTCAG aggagaggagggtgtgggAGAAAACCTCTATGAGGAACTGGAG GAAATCATCAGGACCATTGTTGGCAACTTGGACAGCCTCCAACCTTTCTCTAGTGCCCACTTCAATGTCTTCCCTT ATAAGAAGCCGTGGGAGGGAGCGTCGAAGGTGACGTGCGGTGAGGGGAGGCTGCGAGCTTACCCGTTTAGTCTTGTCCTCTAcctggagaaaaacacacagaatg AGGGAGCGAAGCCAGGGGCAGAGAATTTAAGCCCA AAAGATGTCGTGAAGCCTTTCCTCTCCGCGTCCGAGCCCCCGGCAAAGCGCCGTAGGAGGGATTCACCACTAGAGGAGGCCATTCTAAAGGAGTTACACGGCGACATGGAGGCTCAGAGCAGCGTGTCTGTGCTCGG CAGGCTTTCTCTGCATTGCCCACGTGCACAGAAACATGTCGCAGAGGATCCAGGACATGCTGACAAG AAGGCTTTCACGGTGTTTGATGAACACCGGCAGAAACCCGGTGAGAACACAATCAGAGGAAGAAGGCCTCCAGATGAAGTGCCCTCTGGGTCAATGCAGCACATGGGGGGCGAGGACCTCGACCAGGACCTCGACCAGGACCTCGACCAGGAGCTCGACCAGGAGCTCGACCAGGAACTCGACCAGGAGCTCGACCAGGAGCTCGACCAGGAGCTCGACCAGGAACTCGACCAGGAACTCGACCAGGAGCTCGACCAGGAGCTCGACCAGGAGCTCGACCAGGAGCTCGACCAGGAACTCGACCAGGAGCTCGACCAGGAGCCCGTGAGGCCGGGGATGTTGAGTCGACTGGTCAG AGGTATCTTCCCCTTCTCCTTGCTCTTCAGAGAACCCTGA
- the majin gene encoding uncharacterized protein majin isoform X11, with product MPLRPFSFPLPETRFFKADSLIYKFKISGGSSFRGEEGVGENLYEELEEIIRTIVGNLDSLQPFSSAHFNVFPYKKPWEGASKVTCGEGRLRAYPFSLVLYLEKNTQNEGAKPGAENLSPKDVVKPFLSASEPPAKRRRRDSPLEEAILKELHGDMEAQSSVSVLGLSLHCPRAQKHVAEDPGHADKKAFTVFDEHRQKPGENTIRGRRPPDEVPSGSMQHMGGEDLDQDLDQDLDQELDQELDQELDQELDQELDQELDQELDQELDQELDQELDQELDQELDQELDQELDQEPVRPGMLSRLVRGIFPFSLLFREP from the exons ATGCCCCTGCGGcccttctcctttcctttgcCTGAAACTCGATTCTTCAAAGCTGATAGTTTGATCTACAAGTTCAAGATCAGCGGAGGCAGCAGCTTCAG aggagaggagggtgtgggAGAAAACCTCTATGAGGAACTGGAG GAAATCATCAGGACCATTGTTGGCAACTTGGACAGCCTCCAACCTTTCTCTAGTGCCCACTTCAATGTCTTCCCTT ATAAGAAGCCGTGGGAGGGAGCGTCGAAGGTGACGTGCGGTGAGGGGAGGCTGCGAGCTTACCCGTTTAGTCTTGTCCTCTAcctggagaaaaacacacagaatg AGGGAGCGAAGCCAGGGGCAGAGAATTTAAGCCCA AAAGATGTCGTGAAGCCTTTCCTCTCCGCGTCCGAGCCCCCGGCAAAGCGCCGTAGGAGGGATTCACCACTAGAGGAGGCCATTCTAAAGGAGTTACACGGCGACATGGAGGCTCAGAGCAGCGTGTCTGTGCTCGG GCTTTCTCTGCATTGCCCACGTGCACAGAAACATGTCGCAGAGGATCCAGGACATGCTGACAAG AAGGCTTTCACGGTGTTTGATGAACACCGGCAGAAACCCGGTGAGAACACAATCAGAGGAAGAAGGCCTCCAGATGAAGTGCCCTCTGGGTCAATGCAGCACATGGGGGGCGAGGACCTCGACCAGGACCTCGACCAGGACCTCGACCAGGAGCTCGACCAGGAGCTCGACCAGGAACTCGACCAGGAGCTCGACCAGGAGCTCGACCAGGAGCTCGACCAGGAACTCGACCAGGAACTCGACCAGGAGCTCGACCAGGAGCTCGACCAGGAGCTCGACCAGGAGCTCGACCAGGAACTCGACCAGGAGCTCGACCAGGAGCCCGTGAGGCCGGGGATGTTGAGTCGACTGGTCAG AGGTATCTTCCCCTTCTCCTTGCTCTTCAGAGAACCCTGA
- the majin gene encoding uncharacterized protein majin isoform X13, with amino-acid sequence MPLRPFSFPLPETRFFKADSLIYKFKISGGSSFRGEEGVGENLYEELEEIIRTIVGNLDSLQPFSSAHFNVFPYKKPWEGASKVTCGEGRLRAYPFSLVLYLEKNTQNEGAKPGAENLSPKDVVKPFLSASEPPAKRRRRDSPLEEAILKELHGDMEAQSSVSVLGLSLHCPRAQKHVAEDPGHADKAFTVFDEHRQKPGENTIRGRRPPDEVPSGSMQHMGGEDLDQDLDQDLDQELDQELDQELDQELDQELDQELDQELDQELDQELDQELDQELDQELDQELDQELDQEPVRPGMLSRLVRGIFPFSLLFREP; translated from the exons ATGCCCCTGCGGcccttctcctttcctttgcCTGAAACTCGATTCTTCAAAGCTGATAGTTTGATCTACAAGTTCAAGATCAGCGGAGGCAGCAGCTTCAG aggagaggagggtgtgggAGAAAACCTCTATGAGGAACTGGAG GAAATCATCAGGACCATTGTTGGCAACTTGGACAGCCTCCAACCTTTCTCTAGTGCCCACTTCAATGTCTTCCCTT ATAAGAAGCCGTGGGAGGGAGCGTCGAAGGTGACGTGCGGTGAGGGGAGGCTGCGAGCTTACCCGTTTAGTCTTGTCCTCTAcctggagaaaaacacacagaatg AGGGAGCGAAGCCAGGGGCAGAGAATTTAAGCCCA AAAGATGTCGTGAAGCCTTTCCTCTCCGCGTCCGAGCCCCCGGCAAAGCGCCGTAGGAGGGATTCACCACTAGAGGAGGCCATTCTAAAGGAGTTACACGGCGACATGGAGGCTCAGAGCAGCGTGTCTGTGCTCGG GCTTTCTCTGCATTGCCCACGTGCACAGAAACATGTCGCAGAGGATCCAGGACATGCTGACAAG GCTTTCACGGTGTTTGATGAACACCGGCAGAAACCCGGTGAGAACACAATCAGAGGAAGAAGGCCTCCAGATGAAGTGCCCTCTGGGTCAATGCAGCACATGGGGGGCGAGGACCTCGACCAGGACCTCGACCAGGACCTCGACCAGGAGCTCGACCAGGAGCTCGACCAGGAACTCGACCAGGAGCTCGACCAGGAGCTCGACCAGGAGCTCGACCAGGAACTCGACCAGGAACTCGACCAGGAGCTCGACCAGGAGCTCGACCAGGAGCTCGACCAGGAGCTCGACCAGGAACTCGACCAGGAGCTCGACCAGGAGCCCGTGAGGCCGGGGATGTTGAGTCGACTGGTCAG AGGTATCTTCCCCTTCTCCTTGCTCTTCAGAGAACCCTGA
- the majin gene encoding uncharacterized protein majin isoform X10, with the protein MPLRPFSFPLPETRFFKADSLIYKFKISGGSSFRGEEGVGENLYEELEEIIRTIVGNLDSLQPFSSAHFNVFPYKKPWEGASKVTCGEGRLRAYPFSLVLYLEKNTQNEGAKPGAENLSPQKDVVKPFLSASEPPAKRRRRDSPLEEAILKELHGDMEAQSSVSVLGRLSLHCPRAQKHVAEDPGHADKAFTVFDEHRQKPGENTIRGRRPPDEVPSGSMQHMGGEDLDQDLDQDLDQELDQELDQELDQELDQELDQELDQELDQELDQELDQELDQELDQELDQELDQELDQEPVRPGMLSRLVRGIFPFSLLFREP; encoded by the exons ATGCCCCTGCGGcccttctcctttcctttgcCTGAAACTCGATTCTTCAAAGCTGATAGTTTGATCTACAAGTTCAAGATCAGCGGAGGCAGCAGCTTCAG aggagaggagggtgtgggAGAAAACCTCTATGAGGAACTGGAG GAAATCATCAGGACCATTGTTGGCAACTTGGACAGCCTCCAACCTTTCTCTAGTGCCCACTTCAATGTCTTCCCTT ATAAGAAGCCGTGGGAGGGAGCGTCGAAGGTGACGTGCGGTGAGGGGAGGCTGCGAGCTTACCCGTTTAGTCTTGTCCTCTAcctggagaaaaacacacagaatg AGGGAGCGAAGCCAGGGGCAGAGAATTTAAGCCCA CAGAAAGATGTCGTGAAGCCTTTCCTCTCCGCGTCCGAGCCCCCGGCAAAGCGCCGTAGGAGGGATTCACCACTAGAGGAGGCCATTCTAAAGGAGTTACACGGCGACATGGAGGCTCAGAGCAGCGTGTCTGTGCTCGG CAGGCTTTCTCTGCATTGCCCACGTGCACAGAAACATGTCGCAGAGGATCCAGGACATGCTGACAAG GCTTTCACGGTGTTTGATGAACACCGGCAGAAACCCGGTGAGAACACAATCAGAGGAAGAAGGCCTCCAGATGAAGTGCCCTCTGGGTCAATGCAGCACATGGGGGGCGAGGACCTCGACCAGGACCTCGACCAGGACCTCGACCAGGAGCTCGACCAGGAGCTCGACCAGGAACTCGACCAGGAGCTCGACCAGGAGCTCGACCAGGAGCTCGACCAGGAACTCGACCAGGAACTCGACCAGGAGCTCGACCAGGAGCTCGACCAGGAGCTCGACCAGGAGCTCGACCAGGAACTCGACCAGGAGCTCGACCAGGAGCCCGTGAGGCCGGGGATGTTGAGTCGACTGGTCAG AGGTATCTTCCCCTTCTCCTTGCTCTTCAGAGAACCCTGA
- the majin gene encoding uncharacterized protein majin isoform X8, translated as MPLRPFSFPLPETRFFKADSLIYKFKISGGSSFRGEEGVGENLYEELEEIIRTIVGNLDSLQPFSSAHFNVFPYKKPWEGASKVTCGEGRLRAYPFSLVLYLEKNTQNEGAKPGAENLSPKDVVKPFLSASEPPAKRRRRDSPLEEAILKELHGDMEAQSSVSVLGRLSLHCPRAQKHVAEDPGHADKKAFTVFDEHRQKPGENTIRGRRPPDEVPSGSMQHMGGEDLDQDLDQDLDQELDQELDQELDQELDQELDQELDQELDQELDQELDQELDQELDQELDQELDQELDQEPVRPGMLSRLVRGIFPFSLLFREP; from the exons ATGCCCCTGCGGcccttctcctttcctttgcCTGAAACTCGATTCTTCAAAGCTGATAGTTTGATCTACAAGTTCAAGATCAGCGGAGGCAGCAGCTTCAG aggagaggagggtgtgggAGAAAACCTCTATGAGGAACTGGAG GAAATCATCAGGACCATTGTTGGCAACTTGGACAGCCTCCAACCTTTCTCTAGTGCCCACTTCAATGTCTTCCCTT ATAAGAAGCCGTGGGAGGGAGCGTCGAAGGTGACGTGCGGTGAGGGGAGGCTGCGAGCTTACCCGTTTAGTCTTGTCCTCTAcctggagaaaaacacacagaatg AGGGAGCGAAGCCAGGGGCAGAGAATTTAAGCCCA AAAGATGTCGTGAAGCCTTTCCTCTCCGCGTCCGAGCCCCCGGCAAAGCGCCGTAGGAGGGATTCACCACTAGAGGAGGCCATTCTAAAGGAGTTACACGGCGACATGGAGGCTCAGAGCAGCGTGTCTGTGCTCGG CAGGCTTTCTCTGCATTGCCCACGTGCACAGAAACATGTCGCAGAGGATCCAGGACATGCTGACAAG AAGGCTTTCACGGTGTTTGATGAACACCGGCAGAAACCCGGTGAGAACACAATCAGAGGAAGAAGGCCTCCAGATGAAGTGCCCTCTGGGTCAATGCAGCACATGGGGGGCGAGGACCTCGACCAGGACCTCGACCAGGACCTCGACCAGGAGCTCGACCAGGAGCTCGACCAGGAACTCGACCAGGAGCTCGACCAGGAGCTCGACCAGGAGCTCGACCAGGAACTCGACCAGGAACTCGACCAGGAGCTCGACCAGGAGCTCGACCAGGAGCTCGACCAGGAGCTCGACCAGGAACTCGACCAGGAGCTCGACCAGGAGCCCGTGAGGCCGGGGATGTTGAGTCGACTGGTCAG AGGTATCTTCCCCTTCTCCTTGCTCTTCAGAGAACCCTGA